A part of Bacillus rossius redtenbacheri isolate Brsri chromosome 1, Brsri_v3, whole genome shotgun sequence genomic DNA contains:
- the LOC134539327 gene encoding uncharacterized protein LOC134539327 — protein sequence MSTVQRNNSTEIQMKGINVPLPSEDEAEMSSDDGFITVSSKKVKRGENRDRLRPPLTNPAIARQHAERARKQPRRQGGASASQPAASANTGTIPAPQNPAPQAKKVQIKPLFVFVDQGHSYPVIKAALDAALHMTWTCVSRGHDQLMIHTATIEDYHRAVQALEQAGVQHSVLLQPDEIPNKFVFCRVHSSIDKEFIQAEFVKMGLPVQNFWFLCNRQTRRPINKLVVELPKAVNSDRIYAIKTFCNLSIRVEDYRHPKGPMQCGNCQRFGHPTKGCRASPVCRWCSKGHKTENCPEGGDRNKAKCASCKGPHCANYRGCQAYKRENWRYLPQEERKERELQSKRAIRENKRAAAAAQTHFQSQQAGSSSYQPQPPRQVWRGPSCPAPQQWQSPNQYSVLDDRYELEYPVVANSWRPRGQPQPQRAPKKHHSGHKNGKGKRAPEEQPAPRQVQPAPQHPAPPPPIAPRTKPIPVAPRVNHEHEDTGMQIESAPAVLPTAPLQPSSTRKPGPDPKAFLKVVGQSKTFIEDPNLSQALEPMCQLMAIWCDAAMSLEEKIQATMGFVQTLAASFNAAHP from the coding sequence ATGTCTACTGTACAGAGAAATAACAGTACAGAGATACAGATGAAGGGAATCAATGTGCccttgccgagcgaggacgaggCAGAGATGAGCAGCGATGACGGATTCATCACTGTCTCGAGCAAGAAGGTGAAAAGAGGGGAAAACCGCGACAGGCTGCGTCCCCCCCTCACCAACCCCGCCATCGCGCGCCAGCACGCTGAGCGTGCGCGCAAACAACCGCGGCGACAGGGTGGCGCCTCAGCCAGCCAGCCGGCTGCGAGTGCAAATACAGGCACGATCCCTGCGCCAcagaaccctgcccctcaggcaaagaaagtaCAGATAAAAcccctgtttgtatttgtagaccaaggccacagctacccggtcaTCAAAGCTGCACTGGACGCAGCTCTCCATATGACGTGGACGTGCGTAAGTCGAGGCCACGATCAATTAATGATCCACACTGCCACGATAGAGGACTACCATCGTGCAGTACAGGCATTAGAGCAGGCAGGTGTGCAGCACTCTGTTCTACTGCAGCCAGACGAGATCCCTAATAAATTCGTCTTTTGTCGGGTGCACAGCAGCATCGACAAAGAATTTATCCAGGCAGAGTTCGTAAAAATGGGCCTGCCCGTACAGAACTTCTGGTTCCTATGCAACAGGCAAACCAGGCGCCCAATAAATAAACTTGTGgttgagctcccgaaggccgtaaactcagataggatttacgccataaaaacattctgtaacctcagcattcgtgtcgaggactaccgccacccgaaaggtcccatgcagtgtggcaactgccagcgttttgggcatcccacgaaaggctgcagagcatctcctgtgtgccgctggtgcagcaagggccataaaacagagaattgccccgagggaggggacaggaacaaggcaaagtgcgcgagctgcaagggcccgcactgcgccaactacagagggtgccaggcttaCAAGCGTGAAAACTGGCGCTATCTCCCGCAGGAGGAACGCAAGGAAAGGGAGCTGCAGTCAAAGCGTGCAattcgcgaaaacaagcgagctgcagctgcggcgcaaacacactttcagtcacaacaagctggctcgtccagctaccagccccagccccccagacaggtatggcgcggccccagctgccctgctcctcaacagtggcagagccccaaccagtactcggtgctggacgacaggtacgagttggaataccctgttgtggccaactcttggaggcccagagggcagccacagccccagagagccccgaaaaaacaccattcgggacataaaaatggaaaggggaagagggccccggaggaacagcctgctccaaggcaggtacagcctgccccgcagcaccccgccccccctccccccatcgcaccacgcacgaagccaatcccagtggcgccccgggtgaatcacgagcacgaggacactggaatgcagatcgagtcagcgcctgcagtgttgccaactgctccgctgcagcccagctccactcgtaagccaggtcccgaccctaaggcatttctaaaggtcgtgggccagtccaaaacatttattgaggacccaaacctgtcccaggcccttgagccaatgtgccaactcatggccatctggtgcgacgcggccatgtcccttgaggaaaagatacaagccaccatgggcttcgtgcagacactagcggccagcttcaatgccgcacacccctaa